The following are encoded in a window of Haloarcula halophila genomic DNA:
- a CDS encoding nucleotidyltransferase family protein, producing the protein MDGVVLAAGSGTRLRPLTADRPKGLVRVAGQPLLSHAFDAVLSVGVDRLIAVVGYRADDIVEYYDDDYRGVPVEYVHQAEQLGTAHALQQACPLDGTTVVMNGDNVCRANLDAVLDRHGATDAAATLLVESVTREQARETGVVETDDGRVTGLVEKPADPPSTLVVRGFQVFEPTIEPACRLLRPSARGEYELADAVDLLVQAGHRVETVRLDGWCHNVNDTVDVEEVAERLD; encoded by the coding sequence ATGGACGGTGTCGTACTCGCGGCCGGATCGGGAACGCGACTGCGGCCACTGACTGCCGACAGACCGAAGGGACTCGTCCGGGTCGCCGGGCAACCGCTCCTCTCACACGCGTTCGATGCCGTGTTGTCGGTCGGTGTCGACAGACTGATCGCCGTGGTGGGCTACCGAGCCGACGATATCGTCGAATACTACGACGACGACTACCGTGGCGTCCCGGTCGAATACGTCCACCAGGCCGAGCAACTCGGGACCGCTCACGCACTCCAGCAGGCGTGTCCCCTCGACGGGACGACCGTCGTGATGAACGGGGACAACGTCTGCCGGGCGAACCTCGACGCGGTCCTCGACCGCCACGGGGCGACTGATGCAGCCGCTACACTCCTGGTAGAGTCGGTCACACGCGAGCAAGCCCGCGAGACCGGCGTCGTCGAAACCGACGACGGTCGGGTCACCGGACTCGTCGAGAAACCGGCCGACCCGCCCTCGACGCTGGTCGTCCGAGGGTTTCAGGTGTTCGAGCCGACGATCGAGCCGGCCTGTCGGCTGCTCAGACCGTCGGCTCGCGGTGAGTACGAACTCGCCGACGCGGTCGACCTCCTGGTGCAGGCGGGCCATCGGGTCGAGACGGTTCGACTCGACGGCTGGTGTCACAACGTTAACGACACGGTGGACGTCGAAGAGGTCGCCGAACGGCTCGACTGA
- a CDS encoding ABC transporter permease subunit — protein MGLLSNITRKLTEDALNVARTPIETVRQWKYTVEAVQRGEVPASEVLRVVVSTIAATAMVLALLFPIYWIFTAAISGSGASLYTSDSITLIPPNPTVKPFVWVVGDIGIPSLAITVGVPLTDLAFVFETPGLTFLDASAYGVDRPSEFKQFLWNSVTVAIPTVLIAMALIIPASYALSRREFLFRRKILFLYVLMTQVGGGLGVALLIGMYAIYVQFGINDNKLALAVYYAATAVPFNTWLLKTYMDGIPVSYEEAAVVDGAPPWRVVWEVILPMSAAGLATVFIFTFLTGWTEFVVAQTLLGTENYTLPVGLYSLVDEYSIPWARFSAFALTFATPIMLVYLFAQRYIEGGLSFSGVEG, from the coding sequence ATGGGACTGCTCTCGAATATCACACGGAAACTCACCGAGGACGCCCTCAACGTCGCCCGGACGCCGATCGAGACCGTCCGGCAGTGGAAATACACCGTCGAGGCGGTCCAACGCGGCGAGGTGCCCGCTTCGGAGGTCCTGCGGGTCGTCGTCTCGACGATCGCCGCGACGGCGATGGTGCTCGCGCTCCTGTTCCCGATCTACTGGATCTTCACGGCGGCCATCTCCGGTTCGGGGGCGTCGCTGTACACGTCCGACAGCATCACGCTGATCCCGCCGAACCCGACGGTGAAGCCCTTCGTCTGGGTCGTCGGTGACATCGGCATCCCGTCGCTGGCGATCACCGTCGGTGTCCCGCTGACGGATCTGGCGTTCGTCTTCGAGACGCCCGGACTGACGTTCCTCGACGCCTCGGCCTACGGCGTCGACCGGCCGTCGGAGTTCAAGCAGTTCCTCTGGAACAGCGTCACCGTCGCGATCCCGACGGTACTGATCGCGATGGCGCTGATCATCCCGGCGTCGTACGCGCTCTCTCGCCGTGAGTTCCTCTTCCGCCGGAAGATCCTGTTCCTGTACGTCCTGATGACCCAGGTCGGCGGCGGACTCGGCGTCGCCCTGCTGATCGGGATGTACGCGATCTACGTCCAGTTCGGCATCAACGACAACAAACTGGCGCTGGCGGTCTACTACGCCGCGACGGCGGTCCCGTTCAACACGTGGCTGTTGAAGACCTACATGGACGGGATCCCGGTCTCCTACGAGGAGGCGGCCGTCGTCGACGGCGCGCCGCCGTGGCGCGTCGTCTGGGAAGTCATCCTCCCGATGTCCGCGGCGGGCCTCGCGACCGTGTTCATCTTCACCTTCCTGACTGGCTGGACCGAGTTCGTCGTCGCCCAGACGCTGCTGGGTACCGAGAACTACACCCTGCCGGTCGGACTCTACTCGCTCGTCGACGAGTACTCGATCCCGTGGGCGCGGTTCTCCGCGTTCGCGCTCACGTTCGCGACGCCGATCATGCTCGTCTATCTCTTCGCACAGCGATACATCGAGGGCGGGCTCTCCTTCAGCGGCGTCGAAGGCTGA
- a CDS encoding carbohydrate ABC transporter permease yields the protein MSTVSRVARRVENVPFLDREDTSLLLVLPGLFIFSAFMLFPVVYLIGISFTNAEPANLFAGDGAIAVLTFGDATFVGLRNYANVMTDPEFWNSFGVTWLFVATSVVLKIVTSLSIALVVTSDLVRGKRLLRSFIIFPMGLPPIFIITVWRGIFSSAQFGLMNQLLTGFGFSSISWLSNRWTAFMAYNVTEAWLAYPFMVIITVSALQDVSEELHEAAVVDGAGFVSRFVHVTLPSIKRPVLFATILTSAASFQQFLIPYVFNEGGPARANELIVVYGYREALQFQEYGRGAAISIVALLFIGAFMWLNVKKGRLADGVND from the coding sequence ATGAGTACGGTTTCACGCGTCGCACGCCGCGTCGAGAACGTCCCCTTCCTCGATCGGGAAGACACGTCGTTGTTGCTCGTCTTGCCCGGGTTGTTCATCTTCTCGGCGTTCATGCTGTTCCCGGTCGTCTATCTGATCGGCATCTCCTTTACGAACGCCGAACCGGCGAACCTCTTCGCCGGCGACGGGGCGATCGCAGTGTTGACGTTCGGCGATGCGACCTTCGTCGGTCTCAGGAACTACGCCAACGTGATGACCGACCCCGAGTTCTGGAACTCCTTCGGTGTGACCTGGCTGTTCGTCGCGACGAGTGTCGTCCTCAAGATCGTCACGAGCCTCTCGATCGCGCTCGTGGTGACCAGCGATCTCGTCCGCGGGAAACGACTGCTGCGTTCGTTCATCATCTTCCCGATGGGCCTGCCGCCGATCTTCATCATCACGGTGTGGCGCGGGATCTTCAGTTCGGCCCAGTTCGGCCTGATGAACCAGTTGCTGACCGGTTTCGGCTTCTCCTCGATCTCGTGGCTCTCGAACCGGTGGACCGCGTTCATGGCCTACAACGTCACCGAGGCGTGGCTGGCCTACCCGTTCATGGTCATCATCACCGTGAGCGCGCTCCAGGACGTCTCGGAGGAACTCCACGAGGCCGCCGTCGTCGACGGCGCCGGCTTCGTCTCCCGGTTCGTCCACGTCACGCTCCCGTCGATCAAGCGACCGGTGTTGTTCGCGACGATCCTCACGTCGGCCGCCTCGTTCCAGCAGTTCCTGATCCCTTACGTGTTCAACGAGGGCGGTCCGGCCCGGGCGAACGAACTCATCGTCGTCTACGGCTACCGCGAGGCGCTGCAGTTCCAGGAGTACGGTCGCGGTGCCGCGATCAGTATCGTCGCGCTGCTGTTCATCGGCGCGTTCATGTGGCTGAACGTCAAGAAAGGTCGGCTGGCTGACGGGGTGAACGACTGA
- a CDS encoding ABC transporter ATP-binding protein, giving the protein MASLELETLRKEFDGGSIVAVDDLDLSIDDGEFVTVVGPSGCGKSTTLRMIAGLERPSKGRIRLGGTDITDVHARHRDVAMVFQNYALYPHKTIEQNMAFGLRMSTDLSAEEREKRVSEAAEMMGIAELLDDTPDELSGGQKQRVALGRAIVREPEVFLFDEPLSNLDAKLRTTMRTEIQRLQAELGITAVYVTHDQEEAMTMGDRIVILNDGKLQQTGEPTHVYNNPTNQFVGGFVGSPSMNFVDVTAEPIDGGVRLTGADGAFTYDLTSGRADAFGDISGGTYVLGVRPEHVSVGNEGAQSAVPAVVDVVEPVGSDNYLYLDLGTDARAFDTEGAPEFIARVAADIEPEVGETIHVSFDESSVHLFDDRTGEAVTAVEEEPVPAK; this is encoded by the coding sequence ATGGCGAGTCTCGAACTTGAAACGCTTCGGAAGGAGTTCGACGGTGGGTCCATCGTCGCTGTCGACGACCTGGACCTCTCGATCGACGACGGCGAGTTCGTCACCGTCGTCGGGCCGTCGGGGTGCGGGAAGTCGACGACACTACGGATGATCGCCGGGCTCGAACGACCGTCGAAGGGCCGTATCCGCCTCGGCGGCACGGACATCACCGACGTTCACGCGCGCCACCGCGACGTGGCGATGGTGTTCCAGAACTACGCGCTGTACCCACACAAGACCATCGAGCAGAACATGGCCTTCGGGCTCCGGATGAGTACGGATCTGTCCGCCGAGGAGCGCGAGAAACGCGTCTCCGAGGCCGCCGAGATGATGGGGATCGCCGAGTTGCTCGACGACACGCCCGACGAACTCTCCGGCGGGCAGAAACAGCGCGTCGCACTCGGCCGTGCGATCGTCCGCGAACCCGAGGTGTTCCTGTTCGACGAACCGCTCAGCAACCTCGACGCGAAGCTCCGGACGACGATGCGGACCGAGATCCAGCGCCTCCAGGCGGAACTGGGCATCACGGCGGTCTACGTCACCCACGACCAGGAGGAGGCGATGACGATGGGCGACCGCATCGTCATCCTCAACGACGGGAAGCTCCAGCAGACCGGCGAGCCCACCCACGTCTACAACAACCCGACCAATCAGTTCGTCGGCGGGTTCGTCGGCTCGCCGTCGATGAACTTCGTCGACGTGACCGCCGAACCGATCGACGGCGGCGTCCGGCTGACCGGCGCCGACGGCGCGTTCACCTACGACCTGACGAGCGGACGGGCCGACGCCTTCGGCGACATCAGCGGGGGGACGTACGTGCTGGGCGTCCGCCCGGAACACGTCTCCGTCGGCAACGAGGGGGCGCAGTCGGCCGTCCCGGCCGTCGTCGACGTCGTCGAACCCGTCGGGAGCGACAACTACCTCTATCTGGACCTGGGGACCGACGCCCGGGCGTTCGACACCGAGGGCGCGCCGGAGTTCATCGCGCGTGTCGCCGCCGACATCGAACCCGAGGTCGGCGAGACGATCCACGTCTCCTTCGACGAATCGTCGGTCCACCTCTTCGACGACCGGACCGGCGAAGCGGTCACCGCCGTCGAGGAAGAACCCGTTCCGGCGAAGTAA
- a CDS encoding glycoside hydrolase family 15 protein yields MTRRREFVRFATGIGMAGLAGCPGRFGGGESTATDTGTATETAIEAPSPTWTTGRKFGVATVPDHGDDAPSRVWATFTEGAVTEVRYPRVDLLNLRTLEFVVVDTEDRRAWRSHRTDRTTTDSVERSTTLATDRALVYEQTFAPTESDAWELTAEWVTDPQRDALLGRVDFDGAGRHEVYAVARTACSQSAGADFGRRVPTADGYQLAAWDTDGNDGQHVVRDDGDSYEVALGMVAESGFSRAGALEPDDGQALLEAGEWTNNASVEGVVDLAGRLLTGSGRATLALGFATDRDQEAARETARAAVDAGYERAREAYVSAWEAYLGELSVPDSVAGDDELAIQYRVAAMVLAAVEDKTYVGAGIASPSVPWGTAVGASTPSDYGYNFVWARDLYQSFTALRAMGDVDGARRAVEYVFEYQQREDGAIPQNTFVDGRLRWGGEQLDEVALPLVMASQLADRHGLGFDAVEYSYDQVKAAADYVAGSGPATGQERWEEESGYSPSTIAAEIAGLTCAAALAAAEDERADALVWLATADEWARSVEAWCATTTGADGNEPPYYMRVDDDTDPDDGADLALANGGPTLDERAVIDAGFLELVRLGIVSADDPVIRNSVSVVDGTIRRDTPNGPAWYRYNGDGYGEAADGSPWQSEGQGRLWPILTGERGEYELRRGTDSGELSPRTLLSTMAGFANEGRMIPEQVWDRDEPTEYGWAFGEGTGSATPLSWSMAQYVRLAHGIDAGEPVETPAIVAERFGTERSRPSLTVGEFPTTTEESTLSVAVTTDAAELIVRHGQETRRIEPDGERLTVEVPLSGIRNTVTFVAADDTEDIVDAAVALERRTVTYRGE; encoded by the coding sequence ATGACGCGACGACGGGAGTTCGTGCGGTTCGCGACCGGGATCGGGATGGCCGGTCTCGCCGGCTGTCCGGGCCGGTTCGGCGGGGGCGAGTCCACTGCGACCGACACAGGGACGGCGACCGAGACGGCCATCGAGGCACCTTCGCCGACCTGGACGACGGGGCGGAAGTTCGGCGTGGCGACGGTCCCCGATCACGGGGACGACGCGCCATCGCGGGTGTGGGCGACGTTCACCGAGGGAGCGGTCACAGAGGTCCGGTATCCACGGGTTGACCTGCTGAACCTCCGGACCCTGGAGTTCGTCGTCGTCGACACCGAGGACCGACGGGCCTGGCGGAGTCACCGGACCGATCGAACGACGACCGACAGCGTCGAGCGGTCGACAACGCTGGCGACCGACCGGGCGCTCGTCTACGAACAGACGTTCGCCCCCACCGAGAGCGACGCGTGGGAACTCACCGCGGAGTGGGTGACGGACCCTCAGCGGGACGCGTTGCTGGGACGGGTCGATTTCGACGGAGCCGGGCGACACGAGGTGTACGCCGTCGCCCGGACTGCCTGCTCCCAGAGCGCCGGCGCCGACTTCGGCCGGCGTGTGCCGACCGCCGACGGCTACCAACTCGCTGCCTGGGACACCGACGGAAACGACGGCCAGCACGTCGTCCGCGACGACGGCGACAGCTACGAGGTCGCGCTGGGGATGGTCGCCGAAAGCGGGTTTAGCCGCGCCGGCGCGCTCGAACCCGACGACGGCCAGGCGCTCCTGGAAGCCGGCGAGTGGACGAACAACGCCTCGGTCGAGGGCGTCGTCGACCTCGCCGGCCGCCTCCTGACCGGCAGCGGCCGGGCCACCCTCGCGCTCGGGTTCGCGACCGACCGGGACCAGGAGGCCGCCCGCGAGACCGCACGGGCGGCCGTCGATGCGGGCTACGAGCGGGCCCGCGAGGCGTACGTCTCGGCCTGGGAGGCGTACCTCGGGGAGCTGTCGGTCCCCGACAGCGTCGCCGGGGACGACGAGTTGGCGATCCAGTACCGTGTCGCCGCGATGGTGCTCGCCGCCGTCGAGGACAAGACCTACGTCGGGGCGGGTATCGCCAGCCCGTCGGTCCCGTGGGGGACGGCCGTCGGCGCGTCGACGCCCAGCGACTACGGCTACAACTTCGTCTGGGCGCGGGACCTCTACCAGTCCTTTACCGCCCTGCGGGCGATGGGCGACGTCGACGGCGCTCGCCGTGCCGTCGAGTACGTCTTCGAGTACCAGCAACGCGAGGACGGCGCTATCCCACAGAACACGTTCGTCGACGGCCGCCTGCGCTGGGGCGGCGAGCAACTGGACGAAGTCGCCCTCCCGCTGGTGATGGCCTCCCAGTTGGCCGACCGCCACGGCCTGGGATTCGACGCCGTCGAGTACAGTTACGACCAGGTCAAAGCCGCCGCCGACTACGTGGCCGGCAGCGGTCCGGCGACGGGCCAGGAGCGCTGGGAGGAGGAGAGCGGCTACTCCCCGTCGACGATCGCCGCCGAGATCGCCGGGCTGACTTGCGCCGCGGCGCTGGCCGCCGCCGAGGACGAGCGTGCCGACGCGCTGGTCTGGCTGGCGACCGCCGACGAGTGGGCCCGCTCGGTCGAGGCGTGGTGTGCGACGACGACTGGTGCCGACGGCAACGAACCGCCCTACTACATGCGGGTCGACGACGACACCGACCCCGACGACGGGGCCGACCTCGCCCTCGCAAACGGCGGCCCGACACTGGACGAACGGGCCGTGATCGACGCCGGCTTCCTCGAACTCGTCCGGCTAGGGATCGTGTCGGCCGACGACCCGGTGATCCGAAACTCCGTCTCGGTCGTCGACGGGACGATCCGCCGGGACACGCCCAACGGCCCGGCGTGGTACCGCTACAACGGGGACGGCTACGGGGAAGCGGCGGACGGATCGCCCTGGCAGAGCGAGGGGCAGGGACGGCTCTGGCCGATCCTCACCGGCGAACGCGGCGAGTACGAACTCCGCCGCGGGACCGACTCGGGCGAACTCTCCCCCCGGACCCTCCTGTCGACGATGGCGGGCTTCGCCAACGAGGGGCGGATGATCCCCGAGCAGGTCTGGGACCGGGACGAACCCACCGAGTACGGCTGGGCGTTCGGCGAGGGGACCGGGTCGGCGACGCCGCTGTCGTGGTCGATGGCCCAGTACGTCCGCCTGGCTCACGGGATCGACGCGGGCGAACCGGTCGAGACGCCCGCCATCGTCGCCGAGCGATTCGGGACCGAACGGAGCCGTCCCTCGCTGACCGTCGGGGAGTTTCCGACGACGACGGAGGAGTCGACGCTGTCCGTCGCGGTGACCACCGACGCCGCCGAACTGATCGTCCGGCACGGCCAGGAGACCCGGCGGATCGAACCCGACGGCGAGCGCCTGACCGTCGAGGTTCCCCTCTCTGGCATCCGCAACACGGTCACGTTCGTCGCCGCAGACGACACCGAGGACATCGTCGACGCCGCGGTCGCGCTGGAACGGCGGACGGTGACCTACCGAGGCGAGTAG
- a CDS encoding alpha-amylase family glycosyl hydrolase, which translates to MHHPGPPRFCHVTESVELAPREPDPDASYHWTLTETPDDSDATLGDGPVVHLEPDRPGSYRAELTAPDGTHSQTVRAFPEAVTERVRFSVTEDDIVDGDTDRSDIEETVVIGKFNDFTMGEHRARREGTEWVFETDLPPGTHSVIFAFDGEFDPHATDEVTVEGPGRPRIELDGSVADEELVVTADAKAAPNGDDPEVEFHLDDRDALAAADVTVEGDELHVPLDAVPEGARVHAVAVAEHHSIADTLEIGGDGTVHRPADAPEWAGDATVYEIFVREFVGDIAETSFAEIERRVPYIESLGVDVVWFTPVAQSPTRHGYHITDLFDTADDLGTRAEFESLVDRLHEAGISVLFDLVINHTSRDHPAFQFHRSGVPGYEDHYERVPAEDDTSNVDWAGDDAPGLYFNWTRIPNVNYDSLAVRAWMLDVVDEWAGVVDGFRCDVAWGVPHGFWKEVRERVKAENGEFLLLDETVPREADFRENEFDVHYDTDFYQTLLDIGRGEEPAAAVFDALDSSQVRGYPDRAVHMRYVENHDEDRYRDQCGVAPLRAAVGATFTVPGVPMIYYGQERGVEDQRGTMRWHDGDSELTDFHRRLVALRQDHPALRAPGVEPVEVTVHEGDPEDVVAYHRSDGEESLVVVLNFGADPATVAPAVGVTGRDLLAATDATTDAGLRVEDVVVTPAE; encoded by the coding sequence ATGCACCATCCCGGCCCACCACGGTTCTGTCACGTCACCGAGTCCGTCGAACTCGCGCCGCGGGAACCCGACCCCGACGCGTCGTACCACTGGACGCTCACCGAGACGCCCGACGACAGCGACGCGACGCTCGGTGACGGCCCCGTCGTCCACCTCGAACCCGATCGGCCGGGGAGTTACCGCGCCGAACTGACCGCACCCGACGGGACACACAGCCAGACGGTCCGAGCCTTCCCCGAAGCCGTGACCGAACGCGTCCGGTTCAGCGTCACCGAGGACGACATCGTGGATGGAGATACGGACCGCTCGGACATCGAGGAGACGGTCGTCATCGGGAAGTTCAACGACTTCACGATGGGCGAACACCGGGCCCGCAGGGAAGGGACGGAGTGGGTCTTCGAGACCGATCTCCCGCCGGGGACCCACAGCGTGATCTTCGCGTTCGACGGGGAGTTCGACCCTCACGCCACCGACGAAGTGACCGTCGAAGGGCCGGGCCGTCCCCGGATCGAACTCGACGGCAGCGTCGCGGACGAGGAACTGGTCGTCACTGCCGACGCGAAGGCGGCCCCGAACGGCGACGACCCCGAGGTCGAGTTCCACCTGGACGACCGGGACGCACTCGCGGCGGCGGACGTGACCGTCGAGGGCGACGAACTCCACGTCCCGCTCGACGCCGTCCCCGAGGGCGCACGCGTCCACGCGGTCGCCGTCGCCGAACACCACAGCATCGCCGACACGCTCGAAATCGGCGGGGACGGGACGGTCCACCGACCGGCCGACGCCCCCGAGTGGGCAGGCGACGCCACGGTCTACGAGATCTTCGTCCGGGAGTTCGTCGGCGACATCGCCGAGACCTCCTTCGCCGAGATCGAACGGCGGGTCCCCTACATCGAGTCGCTCGGGGTCGACGTGGTGTGGTTCACGCCCGTCGCACAGAGTCCGACCCGGCACGGCTACCATATCACCGATCTGTTCGATACCGCCGACGACCTGGGGACCCGGGCGGAGTTCGAATCGCTCGTCGACCGCCTCCACGAGGCCGGCATCTCGGTGCTGTTCGACCTGGTGATCAACCACACCTCCCGGGATCACCCGGCCTTCCAGTTCCACCGCTCGGGGGTCCCCGGCTACGAGGACCACTACGAGCGAGTCCCGGCCGAGGACGACACCTCCAACGTCGACTGGGCCGGCGACGACGCGCCGGGCCTGTATTTCAACTGGACCCGGATTCCGAACGTCAACTACGACTCCCTGGCCGTCCGGGCGTGGATGCTCGACGTGGTCGACGAGTGGGCCGGCGTCGTCGACGGCTTCCGCTGTGACGTGGCCTGGGGCGTCCCCCACGGCTTCTGGAAGGAGGTTCGTGAGCGCGTGAAAGCCGAGAACGGCGAGTTTCTCCTGCTGGACGAGACGGTCCCACGGGAGGCCGACTTCCGGGAGAACGAGTTCGACGTGCACTACGACACCGACTTCTATCAGACGCTGCTGGATATCGGTCGCGGCGAGGAGCCCGCCGCCGCCGTCTTCGACGCGCTCGACTCCTCCCAGGTCCGGGGCTACCCCGATCGGGCGGTCCACATGCGCTACGTCGAGAACCACGACGAGGACCGCTACCGCGACCAGTGTGGCGTCGCCCCGCTGCGGGCGGCCGTCGGCGCGACCTTCACGGTCCCCGGCGTGCCGATGATCTACTACGGCCAGGAACGCGGCGTCGAGGACCAGCGCGGGACGATGCGCTGGCACGACGGCGACAGCGAGTTGACCGACTTCCACCGCCGCCTCGTCGCACTCCGTCAGGACCATCCCGCGTTGCGCGCACCGGGCGTCGAGCCGGTCGAAGTGACCGTCCACGAAGGCGACCCCGAGGACGTGGTCGCCTACCACCGATCGGACGGCGAGGAGTCGCTGGTCGTGGTCCTGAACTTCGGGGCCGACCCGGCCACTGTCGCCCCGGCTGTCGGCGTTACCGGCCGGGACCTGCTCGCAGCGACCGACGCGACGACCGACGCCGGCCTCCGGGTCGAAGATGTCGTGGTCACGCCAGCCGAGTAA
- a CDS encoding extracellular solute-binding protein, with the protein MTMDRRTILERIGGVGAAAALAGCSVQQQDDGSGDGGSGSSATDEGSSDGGSSTDSGGPAGTATAWWSLSDSEKATREEIVGTFNDRSQHTIEGSDISDLQKKTSSAIPAGQGPQIFDWAHDWAGNTYEQGFTVDQRDQISISLDQFTETAQNAVQYEGNLVGLPFGAETVTPIANMDIVDSVPETMDEMVSMMDEHHDPDNGQYGLSYPFDPYFSSGFLQAFGGHYYDPQADEPLGVNSEEVVQGLEYALENLRPYMPNDPSYEPQAAAFNEGNAAFAINGPWALATFSDNDINYEVFSFPEMDGGEPSPYTGISVWYFAKPMADGGADATAAREFVEWYVTNEDHLSTLAQEQGAIPVLDSLVGSSDLPAAVQAYSQSAGQGTPMPSAPRMDDVWDPIGNALTKAFNGDASAQEALDTAASEIRSNWEG; encoded by the coding sequence ATGACAATGGATCGCAGAACAATCCTCGAACGGATCGGTGGCGTCGGCGCGGCAGCAGCCCTCGCCGGATGTAGCGTTCAACAACAAGACGACGGTTCTGGGGACGGTGGCTCCGGAAGTAGCGCAACTGACGAAGGATCGAGCGACGGCGGGTCCTCGACTGACAGCGGGGGTCCCGCGGGCACCGCGACCGCCTGGTGGTCGCTGAGCGACAGCGAGAAAGCGACCCGAGAAGAGATCGTCGGTACGTTCAACGACCGGAGCCAGCACACCATCGAAGGCTCCGATATCTCGGACCTCCAGAAGAAGACGTCGAGTGCCATCCCGGCCGGTCAGGGTCCCCAGATCTTCGACTGGGCACACGACTGGGCCGGCAACACCTACGAACAGGGCTTCACCGTCGATCAGCGCGACCAGATCTCGATCAGCCTCGACCAGTTCACCGAGACGGCACAGAACGCCGTCCAGTACGAGGGGAACCTCGTCGGCCTCCCGTTCGGTGCCGAGACGGTCACGCCGATCGCGAACATGGACATCGTCGACTCGGTGCCCGAGACCATGGACGAGATGGTCTCGATGATGGACGAGCACCACGACCCCGACAACGGTCAGTACGGACTCTCCTACCCGTTCGACCCGTACTTCTCCAGTGGGTTCCTGCAAGCGTTCGGCGGCCACTACTACGACCCCCAGGCCGACGAGCCCCTGGGTGTCAACTCCGAGGAGGTCGTCCAGGGACTGGAGTACGCCCTGGAGAACCTCCGGCCGTACATGCCCAACGACCCGAGCTACGAACCCCAGGCCGCGGCGTTCAACGAGGGCAACGCCGCCTTCGCGATCAACGGGCCGTGGGCGCTTGCCACGTTCAGCGACAACGACATCAACTACGAAGTGTTCAGCTTCCCCGAGATGGACGGAGGCGAACCGAGTCCCTACACGGGGATCTCGGTGTGGTACTTCGCCAAGCCGATGGCGGACGGCGGTGCCGACGCCACGGCGGCGCGTGAGTTCGTCGAGTGGTACGTCACCAACGAGGACCACCTCAGTACGCTCGCCCAGGAGCAGGGCGCGATCCCGGTACTCGACAGCCTCGTCGGCAGTTCCGACCTCCCGGCGGCGGTCCAGGCCTACTCCCAGTCGGCCGGCCAGGGCACCCCGATGCCCAGCGCGCCCCGGATGGACGACGTCTGGGACCCGATCGGCAACGCACTGACCAAGGCCTTCAACGGCGACGCCAGCGCACAGGAGGCCCTGGACACGGCCGCATCGGAGATCCGCAGCAACTGGGAAGGCTAG
- a CDS encoding lysylphosphatidylglycerol synthase domain-containing protein, translating into MAAPRRPVLRFVLGVTLGSIALAAYLAFAGSDSVLARASTIAPWAVAAVAVLVVAEGLADAVGVWASIRPLGEGLSGSQSVQFALAGDFFDTLSPAGPVSSEPIMARFISVTTDTGYSEALGVRGVAKYVKSGTQLLLSTVLALLLLVGTPDARVVVGIFGVALLGLLAVGAALLWSRQRLSRAIVTLLAPLVGFLSARYRENAHDRSAVAAAVDRFWARVVRFRDRPGLLALIAVGGLLEQVLTATALWVALSGTETTVPLLPIVALVPLPQAASAVPIPASLGAYDVLLSGALALVVGVPAATTAAPVLVVRALSIPFALSVGGVAVAFLRGWRP; encoded by the coding sequence ATGGCCGCTCCCCGACGCCCCGTTCTACGGTTCGTTCTCGGTGTGACACTGGGGAGCATCGCACTCGCTGCCTACCTCGCGTTCGCCGGCTCCGACTCCGTTCTTGCCCGAGCGAGTACCATCGCCCCCTGGGCCGTCGCCGCCGTCGCCGTGCTCGTCGTCGCCGAGGGACTGGCCGACGCCGTCGGCGTCTGGGCGTCGATCCGGCCGCTGGGTGAGGGACTCTCCGGCAGCCAGAGCGTCCAGTTCGCGCTCGCCGGCGACTTCTTCGATACGCTCAGTCCCGCCGGGCCGGTCAGTTCCGAGCCGATCATGGCGCGGTTCATCAGCGTCACCACCGACACCGGCTACAGCGAGGCCCTGGGCGTCCGCGGCGTCGCCAAGTACGTCAAATCCGGCACCCAGTTGCTCCTCTCGACGGTGCTCGCGCTCCTGTTGCTGGTCGGGACCCCGGACGCCCGCGTCGTCGTCGGTATCTTCGGCGTCGCGCTGCTCGGACTGCTGGCCGTGGGTGCGGCCCTGCTGTGGAGCCGGCAACGGCTCTCGCGGGCGATCGTGACGCTGCTCGCACCGCTCGTCGGCTTCCTCTCGGCACGGTACCGCGAGAACGCACACGACCGCTCGGCCGTCGCCGCTGCCGTCGACCGGTTCTGGGCGCGCGTCGTCCGCTTTCGTGACCGGCCGGGGTTGCTCGCGCTGATCGCGGTCGGCGGCCTCCTCGAACAGGTCCTGACCGCGACTGCGCTCTGGGTGGCGCTGTCCGGGACGGAGACGACCGTACCGCTGTTGCCGATCGTCGCGCTCGTCCCGCTGCCCCAGGCAGCCAGCGCAGTCCCTATCCCGGCGAGTCTGGGCGCCTACGACGTGCTGCTGAGCGGGGCACTGGCTCTCGTCGTCGGCGTTCCGGCGGCGACGACGGCGGCACCGGTGTTGGTCGTCCGGGCACTCTCGATCCCGTTCGCGCTCTCGGTCGGTGGCGTCGCCGTGGCCTTCCTGCGTGGCTGGCGACCCTGA